In Mucilaginibacter celer, one DNA window encodes the following:
- a CDS encoding glycosyltransferase, which translates to MKIAIVHDDLVRKGGAEQVALSFCRAFPEVPIYTLAYDAGNTYPEFRNIDVRVSWFGRFVKSEAAMKRYYFPLGVSAMQQMDLTEYEVILQSTTHCAKYIKVSPGALVITYCHNPFRLVWSADSYEYVQSAGLIKKLALSKVISILKDIDKKYAQRSDWFITNAREVVGRIEAAYQPKNKIAIINPPVKCGNFYVASTVGDYYLVVSRFETYKHVDLVIEAFNDMPDKKLVIVGKGSRMKQLKLIAGKNITFLSGLGAGDLARLYANCIAFIFPQLEDYGITPLEANASGRPVIAYGKGGVLDTMIPYTGKASKATAVFFDHQTKQDLKQAIATFEKLEFDPDFIRRHAESFDEQGFIEKIRSFVIGKYLERKGITEVAQPNVPKLKVIA; encoded by the coding sequence ATGAAAATAGCTATTGTACATGATGACCTTGTACGCAAAGGCGGCGCGGAACAAGTTGCGCTAAGTTTTTGCCGCGCGTTTCCGGAAGTGCCAATTTATACGCTTGCCTATGACGCTGGAAACACCTATCCGGAATTTCGAAATATCGATGTAAGGGTTAGCTGGTTTGGCCGGTTTGTAAAATCGGAAGCCGCTATGAAACGGTACTATTTCCCGCTGGGTGTCTCGGCTATGCAGCAAATGGATTTAACGGAGTACGAGGTTATTTTACAATCAACAACCCATTGTGCCAAATATATTAAAGTATCTCCTGGCGCGCTTGTAATTACTTATTGCCATAATCCATTCAGGTTGGTTTGGAGCGCGGATTCTTATGAGTATGTGCAATCTGCCGGGCTCATTAAAAAGCTGGCATTGTCAAAAGTAATAAGCATTTTAAAAGATATCGATAAAAAGTATGCCCAGCGCTCAGACTGGTTTATTACCAATGCCAGGGAAGTAGTAGGGCGCATCGAGGCTGCTTATCAGCCTAAAAATAAAATTGCGATAATTAACCCGCCGGTAAAATGCGGAAACTTTTATGTTGCCTCAACCGTTGGCGATTATTACCTGGTTGTATCCCGGTTTGAAACTTACAAACATGTTGACCTGGTTATTGAAGCCTTTAACGATATGCCCGATAAAAAGCTGGTGATTGTTGGGAAGGGCTCAAGGATGAAACAGCTGAAACTTATTGCAGGCAAAAATATAACGTTTTTAAGCGGCTTGGGAGCAGGGGATCTGGCACGCTTGTATGCCAACTGTATAGCCTTTATATTTCCACAGCTGGAAGACTATGGAATTACTCCCCTTGAAGCGAATGCCTCTGGCCGACCGGTAATTGCATACGGTAAGGGCGGGGTGCTTGACACAATGATCCCATACACCGGCAAGGCATCAAAAGCAACCGCTGTTTTTTTTGACCACCAAACCAAACAGGATCTAAAACAGGCGATTGCAACCTTCGAAAAGCTTGAATTTGACCCGGATTTTATACGCAGGCATGCCGAATCATTTGACGAACAGGGTTTTATTGAAAAGATAAGATCTTTTGTAATAGGTAAATATTTAGAGCGTAAAGGAATAACTGAGGTAGCGCAACCTAACGTTCCCAAACTAAAAGTTATAGCGTGA
- a CDS encoding glycosyltransferase family 4 protein, translating to MTILLISSFYYPSFVGGAEISVQMLAEGLVKAGNKVYVLVTGNANKVYRVSGVVVVSLKQRNVFSIAGTRNRHPALKVLWHLVDSCNVFYHLTISRLLGKIKPDVVHTNTIQGFSPFIWVAIKNYKIPLIHTTRDYYLLCHKCSLYNGGNCKKLCAPCKITHSLKSRFITLPDHFIGISNFILDRHKPAFKQHQNSSLIYNGVTLPAQPNRADHAEGKICLGYIGRIADDKGVAYLAGELASLGDYHRSRIKVLFAGKGESDFIDELKIKLEGIEHVFLNVVKPQDFYPAIDILIVPALWNEPFGRTVIESLSYSVPVCQADTGGLKELYNPATSWMFTPKHGNLSNLITQIIDNEAQIAIKKQSCRKQAEKFSSTAYIDNHLKLYRRLLPAQIPVSEPAITPGIEIKIKNFN from the coding sequence GTGACCATCTTATTGATCAGCAGCTTTTACTATCCGTCATTTGTTGGAGGGGCTGAAATATCGGTGCAAATGCTTGCGGAAGGCCTTGTAAAGGCCGGGAACAAAGTTTACGTTTTAGTTACCGGGAACGCGAATAAAGTATATCGCGTTAGCGGGGTAGTAGTTGTTAGCCTAAAGCAAAGAAATGTCTTTTCAATTGCAGGCACCCGCAACCGACACCCTGCATTAAAGGTGTTATGGCACCTGGTAGATTCCTGTAATGTTTTTTATCATTTAACCATTAGCAGGTTGCTTGGTAAAATAAAGCCGGATGTTGTGCATACCAATACTATACAGGGCTTTTCGCCTTTTATATGGGTAGCAATAAAAAATTACAAGATACCCTTAATACATACCACACGCGATTATTATCTGCTTTGCCATAAGTGTAGCTTGTATAACGGCGGCAATTGTAAAAAGCTATGCGCTCCATGCAAAATAACGCATAGCTTAAAAAGCAGGTTTATAACGCTGCCTGATCATTTTATAGGGATAAGTAATTTTATACTTGACAGGCATAAACCTGCGTTTAAACAACACCAAAACTCCTCTCTCATCTACAACGGTGTAACCCTGCCCGCACAACCAAACAGGGCAGATCATGCAGAAGGTAAAATTTGTTTAGGTTATATCGGGCGAATAGCGGACGATAAAGGCGTAGCCTACCTTGCCGGTGAACTTGCCAGCCTCGGCGATTACCATCGATCCCGGATCAAAGTACTTTTTGCCGGGAAGGGAGAATCTGACTTTATTGATGAGCTAAAGATCAAACTTGAAGGCATAGAGCATGTGTTTTTGAACGTTGTAAAACCTCAGGATTTTTACCCCGCCATTGATATCCTGATTGTACCGGCGCTATGGAACGAGCCTTTTGGCCGTACGGTTATCGAGTCGCTGTCTTACTCCGTGCCGGTTTGCCAGGCTGATACGGGAGGTTTAAAAGAGCTTTATAATCCGGCCACATCGTGGATGTTCACGCCAAAGCACGGTAATCTATCAAATCTTATTACCCAAATTATTGATAACGAAGCTCAAATAGCTATAAAAAAGCAAAGCTGCCGTAAACAGGCCGAAAAGTTTTCATCAACAGCATATATCGATAATCACTTAAAACTTTACAGGCGGTTACTCCCTGCTCAAATACCGGTTTCTGAACCGGCAATAACCCCCGGTATTGAAATAAAAATCAAAAACTTTAATTAA
- a CDS encoding lipopolysaccharide biosynthesis protein, which translates to MDNIVTRTPESTDKKLVASGIFWNLIQLVINQSFNFILKLVLAKLLFPSEFGVVGMATVFTGFVQVLNDLGIGAALVQRKDTQLSKAHYHTAFWTGVAWSIVLYLIMSFGIAPLASWFYNKPVLQSIIPVLSIGILFSPVNLVHRAQLTRQMNFKKLAFIDNTSNITVGIIAVIMAFRGAGVWALVFNVVGNVFFEMPMFFKATGWKPMFIFQKQAFKDVFGFGAYTTGSNILNYLYNNLDYLLIGKLLGATPLGVYTLAFVLTDTFRGRLMAVINNVMYPIYGKKQDDIVSLKRYYLKVVLFNCLFVFPVMIFFVAEGGPFVVSVFGTKWQGTVMPLQILSVSVMFHILVSGNTSLIRGLGKPGLEMKQQILKAAIFLPSLAVGIYFYGIAGAAWAILLNKVIVVIVAQYTFKYLIPVKITISEFFNEIKPPLAASALSLTVAIVFNTLGVNYIITGITISLIYCAVIYLMIGNMLKSLVQTLLNRQHNR; encoded by the coding sequence ATGGATAACATAGTTACCCGAACGCCGGAAAGCACAGATAAAAAGCTTGTAGCCTCTGGTATCTTCTGGAACCTTATTCAACTCGTCATAAATCAATCGTTCAATTTTATACTAAAACTTGTATTGGCCAAATTGCTGTTCCCGTCGGAGTTTGGAGTTGTTGGGATGGCTACCGTATTTACCGGTTTTGTACAGGTGTTGAATGATCTTGGTATCGGGGCGGCACTTGTGCAACGCAAAGATACCCAGCTAAGCAAAGCACATTATCATACCGCATTTTGGACAGGTGTAGCATGGTCTATAGTACTCTACCTTATTATGAGTTTCGGGATAGCACCGCTGGCAAGCTGGTTTTACAACAAACCGGTTTTGCAATCCATTATTCCCGTTTTAAGCATAGGCATACTATTCAGCCCGGTAAACCTGGTACACCGGGCCCAGCTTACAAGGCAGATGAACTTTAAAAAACTGGCTTTTATCGATAATACATCCAACATAACGGTTGGCATTATCGCGGTGATCATGGCTTTTAGAGGCGCGGGCGTATGGGCCCTGGTTTTTAATGTGGTAGGCAATGTTTTTTTTGAGATGCCTATGTTTTTTAAAGCCACCGGCTGGAAACCGATGTTTATTTTCCAGAAGCAGGCTTTTAAAGATGTTTTTGGTTTTGGCGCTTATACAACCGGATCGAATATTTTAAACTACCTGTACAATAACCTCGATTATCTTTTAATAGGCAAACTGCTCGGTGCTACCCCTTTGGGTGTTTATACCCTGGCATTTGTACTTACAGATACCTTTAGAGGGAGGCTGATGGCCGTCATTAATAATGTAATGTACCCCATCTACGGCAAAAAGCAGGACGATATCGTATCCCTGAAGCGTTATTATTTAAAAGTGGTTTTATTTAACTGCCTGTTTGTTTTTCCTGTGATGATATTTTTTGTTGCGGAGGGTGGCCCCTTTGTGGTAAGCGTATTTGGAACAAAATGGCAGGGTACAGTTATGCCGCTGCAAATACTATCAGTAAGCGTAATGTTCCACATTCTGGTAAGCGGTAATACCTCGTTGATACGGGGGTTAGGTAAACCGGGCCTTGAAATGAAGCAGCAGATATTAAAGGCTGCAATATTTTTACCATCATTGGCCGTAGGGATCTATTTTTATGGCATAGCCGGCGCGGCCTGGGCAATCCTGCTCAATAAAGTAATTGTAGTTATTGTAGCGCAATATACTTTCAAATACCTCATCCCGGTAAAGATCACTATCAGCGAGTTTTTTAATGAGATCAAACCGCCGCTCGCGGCATCGGCATTATCGCTTACTGTTGCTATCGTATTCAATACGTTAGGTGTTAACTATATTATAACAGGTATCACTATCAGTCTTATTTATTGCGCTGTTATTTACCTCATGATAGGCAACATGTTAAAATCACTTGTTCAAACCCTTTTAAACCGTCAACATAACCGCTAA
- a CDS encoding glycosyltransferase family 2 protein, producing MISVIIPCYNSEDCLPRAVQSVLSQSYHDTELILVNNNSTDGTWQLLEGYEMKYPDKVFICNELKPGAPAARNAGLNIARGEWIQFLDADDELLPDKLLQQFTIALKKQADVVIGGSLLRYNTNGNIKEIWRHTDNNVWRGLISSNLGITSSNLWRRNTLLKVSGWDESQTSSQEYHLLFRLLKNGAKIAADKAFNTIIYFSGDSVSKSTDSKKLAGIFNRRIDLRTSIKQYLIACNRLTPMLSQAIDNYIYAEAMRMYPFIPDDVTDVIMRHAPKVNWLSKFKQKSRSLLKRLSRL from the coding sequence ATGATATCTGTTATAATCCCCTGTTATAATTCTGAGGATTGCCTGCCTAGGGCTGTTCAAAGTGTATTAAGCCAAAGCTATCACGATACAGAATTGATACTGGTGAACAACAACTCGACCGATGGCACCTGGCAATTATTAGAAGGCTATGAAATGAAATACCCTGATAAAGTTTTCATTTGCAATGAGCTAAAGCCGGGCGCACCTGCTGCCCGAAACGCCGGATTAAATATAGCACGCGGCGAATGGATCCAGTTTCTGGATGCGGACGATGAATTACTTCCCGATAAACTTCTCCAGCAATTTACTATAGCGTTAAAAAAACAGGCAGATGTTGTAATTGGTGGAAGCTTGCTCAGGTACAATACAAATGGCAATATCAAAGAGATATGGCGACATACAGATAACAATGTATGGCGCGGGTTGATCTCATCCAATCTCGGTATTACCAGTTCCAATCTTTGGCGCAGGAACACATTACTAAAAGTAAGCGGCTGGGACGAATCTCAAACCTCATCGCAGGAGTATCACCTGCTTTTCAGGTTATTGAAAAACGGAGCGAAGATAGCTGCGGATAAAGCCTTCAATACCATAATATATTTTTCAGGAGATTCTGTATCCAAAAGCACGGATAGTAAAAAACTCGCAGGTATTTTTAACAGGCGCATTGATTTGAGAACCAGTATTAAGCAGTATTTAATTGCCTGCAACAGGCTTACGCCCATGCTTTCGCAAGCAATAGATAATTATATCTACGCCGAAGCCATGAGAATGTATCCATTTATCCCGGATGATGTAACGGATGTCATCATGCGGCACGCTCCCAAGGTAAACTGGCTCAGCAAATTTAAACAGAAAAGCAGATCGCTGCTGAAGCGCTTGTCGCGGCTATAA
- a CDS encoding glycosyltransferase has translation MSNKFISVIIPTYKDWNRLALCISALNEQSYNQAFFEIIIVNNYTADKVPANYFLPSNCKVITEGKPGSYAARNTGIALSTGEILAFTDSDCIPEREWIANAVRFLEADIECTRLAGRINLYYHSKKLTGAELYEKVYAFNQDLYVNQDGTSVTGNMFSYRLAFDTVGLFKEDLMSGGDYEWSVRARDAGFKIKYADDVVVNHPARHTMAELIKKAKRVGGGQAGLDTPPPGDKLKPMLRLVYDLRPPVRSIKLIATKGKGMHIMQMVFVFYIRYYLSVITAREKFMVSIGRSARRS, from the coding sequence ATGAGCAACAAATTTATATCAGTAATTATACCCACTTATAAAGACTGGAACCGATTAGCTTTATGTATAAGTGCACTTAACGAGCAAAGCTACAACCAGGCTTTTTTTGAAATTATTATCGTTAATAATTACACTGCCGATAAAGTTCCGGCAAATTATTTTTTGCCCTCAAATTGTAAAGTGATCACAGAGGGTAAGCCTGGGTCGTATGCCGCGCGTAATACAGGTATAGCCCTATCAACAGGAGAGATTTTAGCATTTACGGATTCGGATTGTATCCCCGAGCGGGAATGGATAGCAAACGCGGTAAGGTTTCTGGAAGCAGATATTGAATGTACAAGACTGGCAGGCCGGATCAATTTATACTACCATTCAAAAAAACTTACCGGTGCCGAATTATATGAAAAAGTTTACGCCTTTAACCAGGACCTGTATGTTAACCAGGATGGTACAAGTGTAACAGGTAATATGTTCAGCTACAGGTTGGCGTTTGATACGGTTGGTTTATTTAAGGAGGATCTGATGTCGGGAGGTGACTATGAATGGTCTGTAAGGGCGCGTGATGCTGGTTTTAAAATAAAATATGCCGATGATGTGGTAGTTAATCACCCGGCGCGGCACACCATGGCCGAACTGATAAAGAAAGCAAAACGGGTTGGCGGCGGACAGGCCGGCCTTGATACGCCTCCGCCCGGTGATAAGCTGAAGCCAATGCTGAGATTGGTGTACGATCTGAGGCCTCCGGTACGCAGTATCAAACTGATAGCGACAAAAGGAAAAGGCATGCACATTATGCAAATGGTATTTGTTTTTTATATCAGGTACTACCTCTCTGTAATTACTGCCCGCGAAAAATTCATGGTAAGCATTGGCCGCAGCGCGCGCAGGAGCTAA
- a CDS encoding UDP-glucose dehydrogenase family protein, with the protein MEIAIIGTGYVGLVTGTCLSETGNHVTCVDINEQKVKMMQQGKLPIYEPGLEQLFHRNINNERLLFTTDLAGAIQNASIIFLALPTPPGGDGSADLSYVLGAAKDIACLISSYKVIVTKSTVPVGTADKVKAVFEKYTDVEVAVVSNPEFLREGVAVEDFMKPDRVVVGTTDQRARKLMADLYSPYVRQGNPIIFMDERSAELTKYAANSFLATKISFMNEIANLCELVGADVDMVRLGVGSDERIGKRFLFPGIGYGGSCFPKDVQALAKAADENNYDFRILNSVMSVNEIQKKILVEKLKKYYNGNLEGKRFALWGLAFKPETDDIREAPALYIIDELLKAGAVVVAYDPEAINNVKSQLADSILYANDLYEALVGTDALLILTEWSAFRNPDFDTIKLNMKDKVIFDGRNLYDLQKMEEHGFYYNSIGRQVVNEFKQQTV; encoded by the coding sequence ATGGAAATTGCAATTATCGGAACCGGCTATGTAGGCCTTGTTACAGGCACGTGCCTTTCAGAAACAGGTAATCATGTAACCTGTGTTGACATTAACGAGCAAAAAGTAAAAATGATGCAGCAGGGTAAGCTGCCAATTTACGAACCCGGGCTGGAGCAGCTGTTTCACCGCAATATCAACAATGAACGGTTATTATTTACCACCGATCTGGCGGGGGCTATCCAAAATGCCAGCATTATTTTTTTAGCGCTGCCAACCCCTCCGGGCGGTGATGGCTCCGCCGATCTGAGCTACGTGTTGGGTGCCGCTAAGGACATTGCCTGCCTCATCAGTTCGTACAAGGTGATTGTAACAAAATCTACCGTGCCTGTTGGTACTGCCGATAAAGTAAAAGCGGTTTTTGAAAAGTATACAGATGTGGAGGTTGCCGTAGTATCTAACCCCGAGTTTTTGCGTGAGGGTGTAGCAGTTGAAGATTTCATGAAACCCGACCGCGTTGTTGTAGGTACCACAGACCAACGCGCCCGCAAGCTCATGGCTGATCTCTATTCACCTTATGTTAGGCAAGGTAACCCTATTATTTTTATGGACGAACGGTCGGCCGAGCTGACAAAGTATGCTGCCAATTCATTTTTGGCCACCAAAATCTCTTTTATGAATGAAATAGCAAATCTGTGCGAACTGGTTGGAGCCGACGTGGATATGGTACGGCTTGGTGTTGGATCGGATGAGCGTATAGGTAAGCGGTTTCTTTTTCCGGGGATAGGCTACGGCGGAAGCTGTTTTCCAAAAGATGTACAGGCATTGGCTAAGGCGGCCGACGAAAATAATTATGATTTCAGGATCCTCAACTCCGTAATGAGCGTAAACGAAATCCAAAAGAAAATACTGGTCGAAAAATTAAAAAAATACTATAACGGCAACCTCGAAGGAAAAAGGTTCGCCTTATGGGGCCTGGCTTTCAAACCCGAAACAGACGATATCCGCGAAGCTCCGGCTTTGTATATCATCGACGAATTGTTAAAAGCCGGCGCTGTAGTTGTTGCTTATGATCCGGAAGCGATAAATAATGTTAAAAGTCAGTTGGCGGATAGTATTCTGTATGCCAATGATTTGTACGAGGCGTTAGTTGGTACCGACGCTTTACTCATTTTAACCGAGTGGAGCGCATTCAGAAACCCCGATTTTGATACGATCAAATTAAACATGAAAGACAAAGTCATTTTTGACGGGCGTAATTTATATGATCTGCAAAAAATGGAAGAACACGGTTTTTATTACAACAGCATCGGCCGGCAGGTTGTCAATGAGTTTAAACAACAAACCGTTTAA
- a CDS encoding undecaprenyl-phosphate glucose phosphotransferase, with amino-acid sequence MKTRYLYVIYFIMSVTDIVVLNLSFFILNYILYPKSIGDASTQMVANYLWLLAALAFGLYTGKAMHKTEDIYRVTIKSFALYTLLFFSYVFLSAHHLSVGLLLGFYLTMFSGLILSRLVGSTFEKSLKKHFKIARPVAVIGLNSMGLRLAGFFQNSDSHFNFEGFLDSENNSFLDSSGNILPAVTDQISSASAKGIKDVYVSLSPNRINEFDRLQREADKHCLRLKLVPDMSTSFSGALQLTYLGDFAVLSHRNEPLDEIENRFKKRLFDVVFSSLVIVFILSWLYPLIAILIKLQSRGPVLFKQLRTGKDNTNFVCYKFRSMKVNNDTDRQATKDDDRITKIGAFLRKTSLDELPQFLNVFLGDMSVIGPRPHPLNMTKEYSQFINQYMVRHFLKSGITGWAQVNGFRGETKEAELMQKRIVHDVWYLEHWSMWLDFKIIYMTIINIFKGEENAY; translated from the coding sequence ATGAAAACACGATACCTATACGTTATTTATTTTATCATGTCGGTTACCGATATTGTAGTACTTAATTTAAGTTTTTTTATTTTAAACTACATTTTGTACCCCAAAAGTATCGGCGATGCAAGTACGCAAATGGTTGCAAATTACCTGTGGTTACTGGCCGCGCTCGCCTTCGGTTTGTATACCGGCAAGGCCATGCACAAAACAGAAGATATTTACCGGGTAACCATTAAAAGCTTCGCTTTGTATACATTGCTTTTCTTTTCGTATGTATTCCTGTCGGCTCATCATCTTTCAGTTGGTTTGTTATTAGGCTTTTATCTCACCATGTTTTCGGGCCTTATCCTGAGCCGCCTGGTCGGTTCTACATTTGAAAAAAGCCTTAAAAAGCATTTTAAAATTGCAAGGCCTGTTGCCGTTATCGGTTTAAATTCGATGGGGTTAAGGCTCGCCGGCTTTTTTCAGAACAGCGACTCGCATTTTAATTTTGAGGGCTTTTTAGATAGTGAAAACAACTCGTTTCTCGACAGTTCGGGCAATATATTGCCCGCTGTTACTGACCAGATCTCGTCGGCCTCGGCTAAAGGTATTAAGGATGTTTATGTATCCCTTTCCCCCAACAGGATAAATGAATTTGACCGCCTCCAGCGCGAAGCGGATAAGCATTGTTTGCGGCTAAAGCTGGTGCCCGATATGTCAACATCTTTTTCGGGCGCGTTACAATTAACTTATCTTGGTGATTTTGCTGTACTCAGTCACCGTAATGAGCCTTTGGATGAGATTGAGAACAGGTTTAAGAAAAGGTTATTTGATGTTGTTTTCAGTTCACTGGTAATTGTATTCATACTTAGCTGGCTTTATCCTTTAATCGCTATTCTCATCAAATTGCAAAGCCGCGGGCCGGTACTGTTTAAGCAGTTAAGAACCGGTAAAGACAATACGAATTTTGTTTGTTACAAGTTCAGGAGTATGAAGGTTAACAATGATACCGACAGGCAGGCTACCAAAGATGATGACCGTATAACCAAAATCGGTGCCTTTTTACGCAAAACAAGTCTTGACGAATTACCCCAGTTTTTAAATGTTTTTTTGGGCGACATGAGCGTGATCGGCCCACGGCCGCATCCCCTAAACATGACCAAGGAATACAGCCAGTTTATTAACCAGTATATGGTGCGGCATTTCCTTAAATCGGGAATTACCGGCTGGGCACAGGTGAATGGTTTTCGCGGTGAAACAAAAGAAGCTGAACTGATGCAAAAAAGGATTGTACATGATGTATGGTATCTGGAGCATTGGTCGATGTGGCTTGATTTTAAAATCATTTACATGACCATCATCAATATTTTCAAGGGCGAAGAAAACGCTTATTAA
- the rfaE1 gene encoding D-glycero-beta-D-manno-heptose-7-phosphate kinase, translating into MLTDKVQYLCKTGVKPNILLIGDLMIDHYIYGTASRLSPEAPVPVVNISNESTTLGGAGNVLKNLVALGANVHVAGITGCDDMGAKLMDLLLEEGGGNHSIIKDNSRATTVKSRVLVGNHQMLRLDKEVTNSLSGAIEKSLYNKVMRFIDFADVIIFSDYNKGVFSSVLTQRFIKAARQAGKKVLVDPKGADFTKYKGASVIKPNRKELAEAAKVDHINTIDQLRIAADVIFKQTDADNLVVTLSEQGMVVLSRDSHIALPVEATEVFDVTGAGDTVLATMAYFLALNLPLADACTLANHAAAIVIKHLGSATTTIEEILSHLAAGERKIAIA; encoded by the coding sequence ATGTTAACAGATAAAGTGCAGTACCTGTGCAAGACAGGTGTGAAACCTAATATTTTGCTTATAGGTGATCTGATGATTGATCATTATATATATGGTACGGCAAGTCGGTTATCGCCCGAGGCCCCGGTGCCGGTGGTTAATATCAGCAATGAATCTACAACCCTGGGCGGTGCCGGAAACGTATTGAAAAATCTCGTAGCCCTTGGCGCAAACGTACATGTGGCCGGAATAACGGGCTGCGATGATATGGGCGCAAAGCTAATGGACTTATTGTTAGAAGAAGGAGGGGGTAACCATTCCATCATCAAAGATAATAGCCGCGCCACAACCGTTAAAAGCCGAGTGCTGGTAGGTAATCACCAAATGCTAAGGCTTGATAAAGAGGTGACAAACTCCCTGTCAGGCGCCATTGAAAAATCGCTTTACAATAAGGTAATGCGTTTTATCGATTTTGCAGATGTTATTATCTTTTCTGATTATAACAAGGGCGTTTTCTCGTCAGTATTAACGCAACGATTTATAAAGGCTGCCAGGCAGGCCGGAAAAAAGGTGCTTGTGGATCCTAAGGGCGCTGATTTTACCAAATATAAAGGCGCGTCGGTTATCAAACCCAACCGTAAGGAACTGGCCGAAGCGGCAAAAGTTGATCATATCAATACTATCGATCAACTCCGCATTGCAGCAGATGTTATATTTAAACAAACTGATGCTGATAACCTGGTGGTAACATTATCCGAGCAGGGCATGGTAGTATTAAGCCGGGATAGCCACATTGCATTGCCCGTAGAAGCCACCGAGGTGTTTGATGTAACAGGAGCCGGCGACACTGTATTAGCCACAATGGCCTATTTTTTAGCGTTGAATTTGCCGCTTGCTGATGCATGTACGTTGGCAAACCATGCGGCGGCTATTGTTATAAAACATTTAGGCAGCGCTACCACCACAATCGAAGAAATTTTAAGCCACCTGGCTGCAGGTGAACGCAAAATCGCTATTGCTTAA
- a CDS encoding D-sedoheptulose 7-phosphate isomerase — translation MVSEELDAHLRTVQKLVSTIVADIEAGCELFTTTIKNGGRIFLAGNGGSAADAQHIAAELTGRFVIERQPLPGLALTTDTSAITAIANDYGYDQVFSRQLKAFAKPGDLFVGISTSGNSKGILNALESARNINCRTLGLSGRDGGKMNDFCDLNIVVPSDITARIQEMHILIGHILCKAVDNLFDV, via the coding sequence ATGGTCTCTGAAGAACTTGATGCACACCTGCGTACTGTACAAAAACTGGTAAGCACCATTGTTGCCGATATTGAAGCGGGATGCGAACTTTTTACAACAACAATAAAGAATGGCGGCCGCATATTTTTAGCCGGTAACGGCGGCAGCGCTGCTGATGCCCAACACATTGCCGCCGAGCTTACCGGCAGGTTTGTAATAGAGCGGCAACCATTGCCCGGACTGGCGCTTACTACCGACACCTCTGCAATAACCGCGATAGCGAATGATTATGGTTACGACCAGGTATTTTCACGCCAGCTGAAGGCTTTTGCTAAACCGGGAGATCTTTTTGTGGGGATCTCTACCAGCGGCAATAGCAAAGGTATTTTGAATGCGCTCGAATCTGCACGTAATATCAATTGCCGCACGCTCGGCCTGTCGGGCCGCGATGGCGGTAAAATGAACGATTTCTGCGATCTCAACATCGTAGTTCCGTCTGATATAACCGCGAGGATCCAGGAAATGCATATTCTGATTGGTCATATTCTTTGCAAAGCCGTTGATAATCTTTTTGATGTTTAA
- the rfaE2 gene encoding D-glycero-beta-D-manno-heptose 1-phosphate adenylyltransferase, translating to MDSLDLTLADKIGDVLSLPEQINFWRSAKSKIVFTNGVFDLVHRGHLSYLAAAARLGDRLIVGINSDLSVKRIKGPERPINDQQSRAALLASLFYVDLVVVFDNDDPLSLITQVKPDILVKGADYRVEDIVGCKEVLAYGGEVKLIQFIEGHSSTLLIDKIRNKQHV from the coding sequence ATGGACAGTCTTGATTTAACACTCGCTGATAAAATCGGTGATGTGCTATCTTTACCCGAACAGATTAATTTTTGGCGCAGTGCCAAAAGCAAAATCGTATTTACCAATGGTGTGTTCGACCTTGTACACCGGGGGCATCTTAGCTATTTGGCCGCGGCCGCCCGCTTAGGGGATAGATTGATTGTAGGCATAAATTCAGATCTGTCTGTAAAAAGAATCAAAGGACCGGAACGGCCAATTAACGATCAACAATCAAGGGCTGCATTACTGGCTTCATTATTTTATGTCGACCTGGTGGTTGTATTTGATAATGATGATCCACTATCGCTTATTACCCAGGTAAAACCGGATATTTTGGTAAAAGGGGCCGATTACAGGGTAGAAGATATTGTTGGCTGCAAAGAGGTGCTGGCATATGGCGGCGAGGTGAAGCTTATACAATTTATCGAAGGGCATTCGTCAACCTTACTTATCGATAAGATCAGAAATAAGCAGCATGTATAG